A window of Phocoena phocoena chromosome 6, mPhoPho1.1, whole genome shotgun sequence contains these coding sequences:
- the TOR1B gene encoding torsin-1B: MHPAGLFWVAAALRLLLAAHVAAAFEPISLGIAVGAASALTGYLSYRDLYCRFAECCREQPLNASALKLNLEEKLFGQHLATEVILKALTGFKNNKNPKKPLTLSLHGWAGTGKNLVSQIAAENLHPKGLKSNFVHLFVSTLHFPHEQHIKLYQDQLQRWIRGNVSACASSVFIFDEMDKLHPGVIDAIKPFLDYYEQIDGVSYRKAIFIFLSNAGGDLITKTALDFWRAGRRREGIQLKDLEPALSVGVFNNKHSGLWHSGLIDRNLIDYFIPFLPLEYSHVKMCVRAEMKARGSAIDEDVVTRVAEEMTFFPKDEKIYSDKGCKTVQSRLDFH, translated from the exons ATGCATCCGGCTGGGCTGTTCTGGGTCGCCGCGGCGCTGCGGCTGCTGCTGGCGGCACACGTGGCGGCGGCGTTCGAGCCTATCAGCTTGGGCATCGCCGTCGGGGCCGCGTCGGCCCTCACCGGCTACCTGTCGTACAGGGACCTGTACTGCCGCTTCGCCGAGTGCTGCCGAGAGCAGCCGCTCAACGCGTCGG CCCTCAAGCTGAATTTGGAGGAGAAGCTCTTTGGGCAGCATCTGGCCACTGAGGTGATTCTCAAGGCGCTGACTGGCTTCAAGAACAACAAGAATCCCAAGAAACCACTGACTCTTTCCTTACACGGCTGGGCCGGCACGGGCAAGAATCTTGTCAGCCAAATTGCGGCTGAAAACCTTCACCCAAAAGGTCTCAAGAGCAACTTTGTCCACCTGTTTGTGTCGACCCTGCACTTCCCTCACGAGCAGCACATAAAACTGTACCAG GACCAGTTACAGAGGTGGATTCGGGGTAACGTGAGTGCATGTGCGAGCTCCGTGTTCATATTTGACGAGATGGATAAACTGCACCCGGGGGTCATTGATGCAATCAAGCCATTCCTAGATTACTACGAGCAGATTGATGGTGTGTCTTACCGGAAGGCCATCTTCATCTTCCTCAG CAATGCAGGCGGGGACCTCATAACTAAGACGGCCCTTGACTTCTGGCgggcagggagaaggagggaaggcatCCAGCTGAAGGACCTGGAGCCCGCGCTGTCTGTCGGAGTCTTCAATAACAAACACA GTGGCCTGTGGCACAGCGGACTGATAGACAGAAACCTCATCGACTACTTCATCCCCTTCCTGCCCCTGGAGTATAGCCATGTGAAGATGTGCGTGCGGGCAGAAATGAAGGCCCGCGGCTCTGCCATCGACGAAGATGTCGTCACCAGAGTGGCAGAGGAAATGACGTTTTTCCCTAAAGACGAGAAAATCTACTCAGACAAAGGCTGCAAGACTGTGCAGTCACGGCTGGATTTTCACTGA